The window GGTCGAAAGAGGgtgccatgatgggcgataTGTGGTTGTTGGAGGGGTGCAAGAAAAAATGCCCCGCTCTCGAATCTAGATGTTTTTTTTCGAGGGTTTCAGAGGGTTCGGCTACCGGGCACAAGGTTTGCGAAAAAGGCCTTTATGCGCGCAGGAGATATGACCTGGAAGACACGCGGAATTCTGTCTAGAGCCGCGGAGAAGATCGCTAAGGAACGTGCGGAGTCTTGATGTTGCGGTGGCCAACCTAGTTCCAGCACAAATTTGGTGTTCTTGCTTCACTTTCCTGCGAATGTGTGCGTGATGCGGAGAAACTGTTGTCCCTCTTCCGAAATCGCGAAGTTCTCGTCGCGGGGCAAGTCACGTGTGGCTTTTCTGGCCTGGGGTGGAGGGGCTACGCTATCAAGCTGCTGAGATAGCTCCAGAAAAAAAGGCTGCAACGTCTACCCCAAGGCTGAAGCAtattgaccttgacaacGACGATAACCTCTTACGTTTTTATAGGTTTCGCCGTGTTCAGAGTCACATTGTTTGCCCATTATGGTATGTGTACTTGTTTGGGGGGTTTTCACTCCCAAACTTTCCAACATTAATAGGGGAACAACATCTAACATATGCCCCTCCTTAGTCTTTCCAACCAACCCAAATTTTTGAGGAGGGCACCACCgaggagaagggtgagaaTGCTCGTCTCTCAGCCTTTGTTGGTGCTATCGCCGTTGGTGATCTCGTGAAGAGTACACTCGGTCCCAAGGGCATGGACAAGATTCTACAGTCAGCGTATGTTGCGCCCAACTTGCGGTCGACGAACCCCCCCCTTTTAACACGATGCTAGCTCCACCGCCGAAATCATGGTTACCAACGACGGtgccaccatcctcaagtcGATCGCCCTCGATAACGCCGCCGCAAAggttcttgtcaacatctccaaggTTCAAGATGACGAAGTCGGTGACGGTACCACATCAGTTGCTGTCCTCGCTGCCGAGCTGCTAAGAGAGGCGGAGAAGCtggtcgacaagaagatccaCCCCCAGACTATTATTGAAGGATACAGAATAGCCAGCCACGCTGCTTTGAAGGCTCTGGAGGGCTCAGCCGTCGACCACAGCAAGAACCCCGAGGCGTTCCGACAGGACCTCCTTGCCATTGCCCGAACAACTCTTAGTTCCAAAGTCCTCGCCCAGGATCGCAATCAGTTTGCCGAATTGGCTGTCGACGCTGTCCTCCGACTTAGGTCTTCCGACCTAAACCATAtccaaatcatcaagaaggccgGAGGAAAGCTGAGCGATTCTTACCTTGACGAGGGtttcattcttgacaagaagattgGTGTCAACCAACCCAAGCGactggaaaaggccaagatccTCGTGGCCAACACCTCTATGGATactgacaaggtcaagatttTCGGTGCCCGTGTCAAGGTCGGATCAACAAGCAAGCTCGCCGAGctcgagaaggctgagaaggacaagatgaaggccaaggtggagaagatcaaggcccATGGCATCAACTGCTTTATCAACCGACAACTTATCTACAACTGGCCCGAGCAGCTGTTCACCGATGCTGGTATCATGTCAATTGAGCATGCCGACTTTGACGGTATTGAGCGTTTGGCTTTGGTGACAGGCGGTGAGATCGCCTCCACCTTTGACCACCCCGAGCAGGTCAAGCTTGGCCACTGCGACACAATCGAGGAGGTTATCATTGGTGAGGATACCCTTATCAAGTTCTCCGGTGTATCCGGTGGAGAGGCTTGCACAATTGTTCTCCGAGGTGCCACAGAACAGCTCCTCGATGAGGCTGAGCGAAGTCTGCACGATGCTCTTGCCGTCCTGTCCCAGACCGTCAAGGAGCCCCGAACTACTCTCGGCGGTGGCTGTGCTGAGATGCTTATGGCCAAGGCCGTTGAGGGTGCTGCCACACGAGTTGAGGGTAAGCGACAATTGGCTGTCCAGAGCTTCGCCATTGCCCTTCGACAACTTCCCACTATTCTGGCTGACAACGCTGGTCTTGACTCTGGTGATCTTGTCGCCAGGCTGCGCAAGGCTCTTTACGACGGTCTCACAACTTATGGTCTGGACTTGATGACACCCGGTGGTGGAATCACTGATATGCGGGATCTCGGTGTTATTGAGAGctacaagctcaagaaggctgtCGTTTCTTCGGCCAGCGAGGCCGCAGAGGTAAGCTGCACTTGACAACATGATTTGAAACATTGCTAACATTTATGACTAGCTTCTTCTCCGAGTAGACGATATCATCCGAGCAGCTCCTCGTCGACGAGAGCGCATGTAAGGTTAGGCTCAGGTAGCCAGGGATGATGGGTCAATGTGCATGGACCATGATGATCTGTAATGATACCATAGATGCGGCGACATGGAAATGCAAAAAAGGACCTTCATGAATGAACCTTGCTATATGAGAACAAAACTGGCTACTGCATCGAAATTCATGACAAAAGTAGATAATAAGTATATCTTAGTAAATTTAGCTGAGAAGTCAGCGATTCCTTGAGTGCCTGTAAGAACAAAGGAGTCCTCGAGAGCCACCACGATGACTTAAAAGTTGCCCGCGGCTCAATATCATTTCCTCGCTCGAGTACCTTTCACTACGTACAACTACTTGATAACTTCCCCCCTAGACTCGAACGTATGGAGCCGGCCAAGACGCAATAATGGCAGATTAAACAGTGCTCTATGGTCGCACTGCCTTCACTCAAACCGGACTGGTCCTGGGCAAGCTTGTTGCAACTGAGGCCAAGTTGAATAGTGAATAGAGGGGTAACTATTAGGCAGTGATCTAAGAGACAGGTGAATGCAAACCAGATATCTCGTGATGTTGTTAGTGGCAGGCAGCTAAGAAATAATCGTAGGGATGGTAAAGGAGCTGCCAGCTGTTGACACTTGCAAGCCACTTCAGATTCCAACCTATTCAACTTCTCATCTCACTACTAATAACTCCTTCTCACCCCCTCAAAGCCAAACTATTCATCTGATTTACCCAATAGGCAACTCTGTAGAGTGAATATTCATTCTGACTCTTCAATAGCTTGTCGCGCCCCGCATCATTCACTTCTTACGCATACATTGTTCACTTATATTATCACCACTCGCCCAGAGCCAACCCTTTTATTTCTTTCACTTTGCACTCTTATATCACACACTCAACACTTTGACAATCAGTCTTACTCACTATTCACTTGCTTTAGAGAAGTCGCTTGCGAAGCTTCTGACGATCACACTTCCAGTCTGAGCACTCCTTCACCCGACCCGAAGCATTCACCCAAAACATTCAACAAACATACTTGCAGCCCAGCATGCTGCCAAAACAACCGCACAAGCGCAAGCCCATGGCATCAGAAACCTCATCCCAGCGTCGACATCGCGCGGCTTCAGCGATTCCCTCGACACCCATCTCACAGCCCATGTCCTCTTCGCAAGTCGCAAAGAAGTGCCGAGTCAGTGATGGCAATGAGCGCATCGCCGAAACGCCTCAAGAAAACAAGCGACGCGCCATGGGCAGCAAAGGCCAGCAAACCCCAGAGAGAACCACTCAACTCGCTCAAGCCACCTCTCCGAGCACCCCTTTTGAAGTTTCGTCAGCCGAGAGCTCCGATTCTGACTGCCAGATCAAAAAGGTattgccatcgccaaagcGCAAACTTGTCGCTGCTAGCCTGAGAGGTCGCCCAGCCAagagggcgaggatggagCGCTCTATCACCCCCTCGCCAGCCGACGAGTCTGACTGCGTTATTGAGAAGGTTCTGCCATCGCCTAAGCGTCGCCAAGTTGagcagaaaaagagaaacacCAAGCGACGTAGAGTCGGCGACTGCTCTGACAGTCCTGTTTGTATCGAGAGCGATGTCGACAGCGGTGCTGAAGATGTGAACTCGCTACCTGAGCCAACACAGACACAAACTCCAGAAGAGCTACGAGAGCATTCGCCTAGTATCGTCGACGCTTTGATTGCCTGGCTTGACGGTCCTCAGTCCGGTGGAGCTGCATCAGAAGCGGCCCAGCCAACTTCACCACCTGCTATCGCAAGTACTCCGCCAAATGCGCCATTCTCAACAGCCCCCGAACAACCCATTCAAGAGTCTCCGTCTATGGAAACACCAAGTAGAGAAGGTCAAACTCAGGAGGTTCAAGTCGAGAGAACTCTGGCCGAGAAAGCGCAAGTCGAAGACGCGTCTACAAGCCCAGCATCGGACTTGGAAAATATCGCTCCGTCATCAACCTATAAACTTCAGCCAGTCTACAGCGGTGAGAACCTTCAGGAATCACATACTCCTGGCACACCTACACATTTTCGCCCCCATCATAGAGACTCGCTCGTCGGCCTAACGAGCATTCTCNNNNNNNNNNNNNNNNNNNNNNNNNNNNNNNNNNNNNNNNNNNNNNNNNNNNNNNNNNNNNNNNNNNNNNNNNNNNNNNNNNNNNNNNNNNNNNNNNNNNNNNNNNNNNNNNNNNNNNNNNNNNNNNNNNNNNNNNNNNNNNNNNNNNNNNNNNNNNNNNNNNNNNNNNNNNNNNNNNNNNNNNNNNNNNNNNNNNNNAGGAGATTGACATTGGCAGATCTCCGATCTAAAGATTGGAAATCATCTCAGCCCAGAAACATTTACCGACCTTTGACTCCACTCCCAAAACCTTCTCAGTGGCTTCGACAGAGTAAGTACGACAATTGTCGCGACAATGCGCAAGACTGACAATAAATCTAGGAAAAGAATTGGAACCTTTGACATCTATCATCGACGAGACTGCAGCAGAGGATGCTGCATCTGACCAGGGGACTCCCTCAAAGCCACCTACCGAGCGAGTCAACCGCACTCAGAAGTTAATTAAGGCAGAACCACAAAGCTCCGACGAGGACGGTTCGGGAGATGAACGTTCATGTCGAGTTGAAGAGTGGTTAAAACCAGAAATCATCAAACAGGAAACACCTTCGAAGTTGCCTACACAGCCAGCCATGGGCCAGACTCAGAAGTCAGTCACGCCCAAAGAGCAGTGTGCCACTGATGTGCGagtcaccaagaccaaacGCCACAAGCTTGAAAAGCAGATGAAACAGGGTACGGAGCGACAATTCGCACGCTCAACGCCTCTATCCCGCAAGACTCGGAGGCCCAACAGGGTTAATGACCAGGatgatacagatacagaaaAGTCTGAAGGCGAATACCAAAAGAGACTCGAAGAAGAGCAACTGGTGCCAGTCCCAAATAGAAATTGGACCAAACCCTCCTTCCCTAACCAAGAGATCATGCCTCAAGTTATTCGAGATGGTGTTTCGGAGCATGCCATCAAACCCACCGTTGCCACTTTTGAGAAGAAATCAGCTGCTGGTCACGGATTCACATTTGAGGATAACGACTCAAATCAAAAGTACAACTGGGACGTGGACTGGAGTGCAAGTCCTTCTCTGGGCAAACGCGAGACACGTGCTGTGGCCTCGGAACTGAAGCATAGAGGCATCAAGACCGAGAGACAATACAGCAATTTTTGGTACAATCTCACGATGAAGCTATCATCGATCGCAGGCTCCCCTGTCCCGCTCTTTAccgcaaagaagaaggcactGGAGACTTTTGTGGAGGAGGCGATGCGCAATGCTGATGACAGACGAAAGCGAAAGGCCCGGAAGAATGCTGTTACGAATAAGCCGCATAAACgcgagaagaaaaagcacAAGACAAAGGATCGTCGACaaggtgttgaagaagcatTTTTAGATGCCAGCGATACGAATAAGGAAAAGTGTCagaagaagtcaaagaagctTCCTCAAGGTGTGGATGCATTCCTGATCCCTGGCGATACCGACGAGGAAGGCAAGTCATCATCCGAGGAATCCGATTCCGATTACGATGGAGAAGATTTGATGGCCAAAGTGCGAGCGGATATTGACAGGCAGCGAAGGATGTCCGGAGGTGGAACAAGCTGTGGGTATCGAAAGGGGGATCTTTAAAGAGGCGATCGAGATGATATCCATgcgatggagaagcagatcaGTAGTACTAGCTGCCTATATTTGGTCAATGTAATGAGCACGTCACattttggaggagatgatcaCACAAGGCAAAGGACAGTATAGTTAACAAAGGAACAGGGCGTAGGAAAGCCTCGCCTCAACACAATTAATTGTTTGGATCCCTTTATTATTAACaaatgagacaagatgaCCGTTGCTGTAGAAAACCACAGAGGGGCCATGCCCAAACGGCCAAGCggccaagcccaagcccaaggatTGTAGGGCTCTGGGAAAAAGAAATGGGGCGCGAGATTGCTTGTTTTTCTCCCGTGTCGAATTAACTTTGGTATGAATGAGTTTTGTTCTCTGTAGCGAGATGCAAAAAGTTGAGGCCTCGCGGTTGTTAAGCCATGACTGGTTGTCCTTGTTTATTAGACGCGGGTTATGCGGCCGAGATTAAAGCGACAGGGGGGACAGACCAAATTGACACTGTAGACCAAAAGGTTTTTAGGGAGGTACTGCACTGTAACAAAACAAGGTTCACAGTGTCAGCCCCCTGGCAGTGGCTTGGCTCGATAAGGCCATGTCGAGATACCCATGCAGAACCCACATCTGCAAATAAAACCAATGTCACTTTGAGGCTATTTTTGTATGCGACACTACAAGCATcccatctttcttttttttgctgTCTAAACTGTGGGTGGGAtcatctctctcctctctctcgTTTGGGGATCGTCATCCACTTCCCGGTTTaacttgttggtcttggtatctTTGACTTGTTGATTGACTTGATTCGAATCTTGACTTTCCTTGCCTTGATGCTTGAATCTCACTCGTTTTTTCCTTTCCCCCTCTCTCACTCTTACATCTCAACCTCTCCTTGATTTCCTAGAAcccattttcttcttcttgtctctctaCTACTCATCATATCATCctttttcattctttcttgtctcaAACCCTTCAACTTTAGAACTAATCAATCATCAACCCCCCCTTTGTTTTGGAGGCCACTTCATTCAATCCCGCGCTTAATTTTGGGTAATATTCTCGTCATCCCGGCCGCGACCGCTTATTGTTACCGCCGTCTGGGGTTGCAAAATCTTGTTTACCTCTGGATAAGAGCACTATAGCATTGTCTTTTATTCCTCTCTTCAACCACCTACCACCCATCCGACCCCCAGTCTATCGTTGATCGATTGAATCCCCTCGAACCATCAAAACAACATTCAACCTTCGCTTCATACCCTCGCTTTTTGTCCCTTTTTCGATCCCGAATCGCTCTAGTACTACTTCTTTTGGCCCGGTTATTTGGTAATCGACTCCTACCCCGGCAATCTTGAAACAGCTCgactccttcttgtccatAACAACGGTTGCCGCCATATCAGACAAAGAAAAGCCAAGGACGGCACAGTCGAACAAAACAGAAGCGAGTCTGCCTGGAACAGTAATCAACGATATCACAAGCTACGATCCAGTAAAGCCGATCCATACCCCAAGCACCTGTACAAACCAACCATTGCGACACCAACATTGTTTTTTGAGGGCCCTCGGGCAAGTCGACAGAGTCCCTTCTCGTTTAATACTTTTTTGTTCCTCCGGGTTATGCGACAATGATTCGCACGCTTGATATCGGCAGTGCTCTCCCCGGTCCCGACTCTCCCCCAGGAATGACAACCTCGAAGAGCTCAAAGACCTCATCTTTCCAATCTTATGACAGCGACGATGCTAGTGTCATGGCTGACATTGGCCATTTCGAAGAAATTGGTCTTGACGACGACAGCGTCACTCTCAAAAGCCCATCAAAAGTCGACGTTCGCCCCAGTCTCCCCAAGGCTCACTCGAGTCGATCTCTTGTAGCTGGCAAAACTCCTTCTAAAGCTCGACCGCCCTTCCCAACTCTCGAGACGAACGTATATACCTCCAACCCCCGAAGCACCAACCTCAGCGCATTGACAGAGCCCCTTTCTGCCACGCGCCCCAAGACCTTGACCAGCCCGTCCTCGGCCTCTCTCACATTCAATCGACGACGAAGCCCTAGTCCTGCTTCGTCACTGAACCCGAGAGATCCGAGAGAACCTAGTTTCGCTGCTAAGCCCCGTCGAAGCAGCTGGCAGACCGCTCGCGAGCGCAAGTCTTTTACCGACCTCGAACGAGAATGTGATGAGGACGACGGTGACGATATTCCAGATGGCATGTTTCTCGATAACGTGCCGCTGTCTCCCCGACCTATGCAGGAGCGAACACCCAGCAGACCTGCGTCCACGTCTCCCTCCCCGAATCGATCCAAGGAACGGGTTCGAAGTGTCGGAAACGGAACACCTGCTGTAGCACAAGCCTCGGGCTCTCTCCGTTCGCCAACTTGGAAAGTCGACGCTCCTCGTAGTCCTGCCCAAACACGAGCTCATAGCTGGAACGCAGCACTGGCGGAACTGAATGCTGAAGCCAAGACCTTAACCGAAAAGCTCGAAGAGCACGCCGATGAGCTGGTAGAGAAACACATCAAACGCCCTGCGAATCAACGCCCCAACACCTGGAATGCGTCTCGACGTTCTGCCGACATGTACGAAAAGAAGCAGCGCGTCAGATCAACACCTGAGCTACCACCTCTTCGCAAGACCAACATTATGATCGACCCTCTCCCTGTTtccaaggaaaaggaagctGTCTTGAGCCGAACGCGTCCATCATGGTTGCCGCCCAAGGATCCTGCTGAGGAACGCCGACACTTAAAGGAATACCAGAAAATGATGGCAGCTAGCGTAAAGGCTGAAGAGCGACGCGAAGCCTCCCGAAGAGCCAAGGTCGAAGGACGAGATAGCACAGCCGACAATCTGATGCAAATCTGGGAGAGGGACGTGATTCCACGATGGAATGAGGCCATTCGAGAGCGCAGGACAAGAGAACTCTGGTGGAAGGGCATCGCGCCCCGCAGTCGAGGTGTTATCTGGGGTCGAGCGATCGGTAACGAACTCGGTCTGTCGGAAACATCGTTCAAGGCAGCTCTTGCGAGAGCCCAAGAAATCGAGACCAGAGTCAAGGACGACAAGGGCGATGCGGAGGATGCCAGAAGGGCAAAGTGGTTCCAAGAAATTCGCAAAGATGCCTCACACAACACATGGCAGGATCTCCGGATTTTCGACGTTGAGGGGCCTTTG is drawn from Fusarium graminearum PH-1 chromosome 3, whole genome shotgun sequence and contains these coding sequences:
- a CDS encoding T-complex protein 1 subunit beta; its protein translation is MSFQPTQIFEEGTTEEKGENARLSAFVGAIAVGDLVKSTLGPKGMDKILQSASTAEIMVTNDGATILKSIALDNAAAKVLVNISKVQDDEVGDGTTSVAVLAAELLREAEKLVDKKIHPQTIIEGYRIASHAALKALEGSAVDHSKNPEAFRQDLLAIARTTLSSKVLAQDRNQFAELAVDAVLRLRSSDLNHIQIIKKAGGKLSDSYLDEGFILDKKIGVNQPKRLEKAKILVANTSMDTDKVKIFGARVKVGSTSKLAELEKAEKDKMKAKVEKIKAHGINCFINRQLIYNWPEQLFTDAGIMSIEHADFDGIERLALVTGGEIASTFDHPEQVKLGHCDTIEEVIIGEDTLIKFSGVSGGEACTIVLRGATEQLLDEAERSLHDALAVLSQTVKEPRTTLGGGCAEMLMAKAVEGAATRVEGKRQLAVQSFAIALRQLPTILADNAGLDSGDLVARLRKALYDGLTTYGLDLMTPGGGITDMRDLGVIESYKLKKAVVSSASEAAELLLRVDDIIRAAPRRRERM